DNA from Flavobacteriales bacterium:
CCACGCAGTGTCCGCACCCACCAGCCGATAAGCGAACTCATCGCGCTGCGGATCCACCAGATTGGTGCTGCGCAGTTGCAGGGTGATGCGCGCATGGTCGTGCGGCACCTCATAGGTCCGATCAGCTGCAAGGTCCGCATGCGCGGATAGCAGGCTGTCCATCGCCCACACGCCAGGCACCTGGATCGATGGTGGAAGCGTCGGCAGTACCGCATCGTTGCGCAGCACAACGAAGCCTTCCCATGCCCCTGCGAGCAAGGGGCCTTGGAGCGGAGCATGACCGTCGTCCAGATTGAGCGGGCTCACCGGCAATCCATCCGCACGCGACACCAGGCGGGAACGGCCCGTGGAAGGGTCCCAGTGCATCAACCCCGAAGGCCGCGTGAACCACAGGGTCCCATCTGCCATGGCCACCACTTCCAGCAGGTTCCGTGTCGGCAGTCCGGCACTGGCATCGTGCAGCTGTAGCGGACCGTTCACCGGAGCATCCGGGTCGATCCGCACCAGGCCGGTGTGCTTCACCACCAGCCATAGACGGCCGTCCGGTGTTTGGGCCATGTCGCTCACCTCGAAGGGTTCCAGCCCCACCGGTGAGCGAAGACGTTCCACGCGGCCATCCGGGAAGAGCACCACCGGGGCCTGTGTGGCGCTCAGGAACCACGTCCGTCCGGCACGATCCGTGAAGACATCCAAGGGCCAATTCCCCAGCAAGGCCGCCACCTCCGGGAACACCTCGGCCAACGCGCGGCATTCGCCGGCCAGGGTGTCGAGATGGTACAGCCCCTTCGATCCCGTCATGCACCAGATCCCTTGCGCACCATCGCCACGGGACCACCAGACAGGCCCGGCACAGACGGATCGCGGTGGAACGAAGGATGGACGTCCCAACGCACCCGTCCGGATATCGGCCAGCAGTGCACCGTCCATCGAGGACAGCAGGTAACGCCCTGCATCCAGTTCCAACAGGTCCAGATAGCGCCGACCCGAGGCATGCGGCAAGGCGATCAGATCGGTCTGGCGCCCCTGCGCATCATGCACGAACAGGCCCCTGCGGTGCGACAGCGCCAGCATCTTCCCGGAACCCTCATCGCGGTGAACGGCCAGCACCTCATCAATCAGATCGGCAGCGGGCTCATCGGGCAGGTGGAAACCCTGCGCGATGTTGTTCCGGTCGGAAAGCAGCGCGACGCCCTGTGTGTAGGAGCCGATGCAGACCACCTCATCCATCACCAGCAACCGTGAAGCACCCGCGAAGAGGTCCTCGCGCTTGCGGCAATCGGCCTCGTCCAGCGAACGATCATAGTGTTCCACACGGCCCGTGCGCGGGTCCAAGCGGAGCAACCCCTGGTCGATGGTGGCCACCAGCACCTGCTCACCCACGCGGACCATGTCCTGCACCATGTGGTCCACGAACGTGGGGGCATGGCGGACATCCGGCCATAACAAGGTGGCACTGCCGTCCGACTTCCGCACCCGGAAGATGCCCTCCGACCAGGTGCCCATGAGCAGGGTGGAATCCTCATCCACCATGCCGCGCACTTGGAACGCATAACCGTGCCCAGGATGGCCGTTCACCGCCTTCAGGGGGAAGGGTGTGGCCGTGCGTGTGGCCGGATCGAAGCGGACCACGCCGCTGAAGGTGGAGAGCCAGAGAATGCCCTGCGCATCCTCCAGCATGCCGCTGATCACCTCGCGCGATCGTGCGGTGGGTGCCGGCGGTGCGATCTCCGTGGTGGTGAAGCGTCGATGGACCGGATCGAACAGGCTCAAGCAGCGTGCACCATGGGCCACCCAGATCCGGCCGGTGGAACCCACAAGCAGATCGGTGACCCGCTGCTCCCCATGTTCGGAGTAGGCCGGAATGGGCAGCGGCACGCGCTGAAGCGTATCCGCCAACGGATCGAGCAGGGTGAGGTAAGGCGCGTTCGTACCAACGAGCAGATACCGGGAACCATCCCAAACGAGTGCCGTGATCTTGTCACCGGGCAGCGCATCCGGGCGGCCCTCGTAGCGGTACACCTTCACCCGTCGGCCATCGAAGCGGTTGAGGCCATCCGAGGTGCCCACCCACAGGTATCCACGACCGTCCACGGCCAACGACTGCACATGGTCGCTCGAGAGCCCATCGCGCATGGTGATGGTGCGCAGGCTGGGCGCCACCAACTGGGCGGACGCTTCAAGGGCGAAGGCCGCGCCCAGGAGTGCGAGCAGATGCATTCGGGATGAGCGCCTCATCGCCCTTGGCTCTCCTTTTCCGCCAAGTTAGATGGAACGTGCCCGCTCCCGGCAAAGCCCTTACAGCGTGGCCTTGATGCCCGTGCGATAGTCCGTGGGCTGCAGGTTCAGCGCCCGCTCCAGCTTGCTGCTGTCGAAGCGGTAGTCGTGCTCGAACTGGTACATCATCTCCTTGTTCTCGCGCAGCACGGGCACGAACAGGCCCATCAGCGCGAGCATCCAGCCCGGCGCCACCTGGATCGCGTAGGGCTTGCCGGCCAGCTCACAGGCCATCCGTACGAACTGCTCACCGGTCATGCCCTCCTTGCTGGTGAGCGCATGCCACACCTGCCCGTAGGCGGAAGGCGTATTGCCCAGCAACGCGACGCTCCTTCCGGCATCCGGCGTGTACGTGAAGGTGTGCACGGTTCTGGCGTTGCCCACCCACTGCGGGGTCTTGCCCGCCCGCAGCCGCTCGAACACGGTGGCGTGCGTGAGGCTCAGGGCCGCGTGCGGTCCGTAGAAATCGGCCGCACGGATGATAATGGCCTGCAGCTCACCGCGCTTCACCTCGTCCATCAAGGTGGTGGCGATACGCGCCCGAACCTCACCCTTCCTGCTGCAGGGGTTGTAGGGCGTGTCCTCGGTCATCACACCGTCCACCCGGCCGTAGGCGTACACGTTGTCGAAGAAGACCAGCTTGGTGCCGTGGCGCTTGCAGGCATCGATGGCGTTGCGCATCACCCGCGGCCATTGGTCGGCCCACACGTTGGCATCGTACTTCAGCCCGGCCACCAGGTAGGCGACGTCGCTGCCCTTCACGGCCTCGCTCACGGCATTGGCATCCAGCAGATCGGCGGAGAACAGCTCATCGGCAGCGCTCACCTGCTTCGGGTGGCGGCTAACCTGCCGGACCTTGTCGGTGTACTTGGGTAGGAGCTTGGAGAGCTCGTTGCCGATGACGCCGTTGGCGCCGAGGATGGTCTGCATGGAACCAGATCTTTAGGTAGGACTCACCGCAAAGGCGCGAAGAGCGCAAAGGTTGTCTCTATGCTGGCTGGACTCGGCTGCCTTGACTCACCGCCAAGACGCAAAGAGCCCCAAAGAACTCATGTCCGAAATTACTCCGGGAGATTATTGACCAAGCGACGGATGCCATCCCGCACGAGCTTCTCGTTGAAGTTCACGAGCAAGCCCAACCGGTTCCCGCTGAGCTTCAGGTACGTGAGCACCTGTGCCGTATGGATCGGATGCAGCGCGTCCACCGACTTGACCTCCACGATGACCGTGCGTTCGATCCAAAGATCAATCCGGTACCCGGCGTCGAGCTTTACTCCCTTGAAGGCCAACGGCAGGGCCACCTCGGACTCCACATTCAGTCCGCGCTGGTGAAGCTCATAGGCCAGACAGTGCTGGTAGCTGCTCTCCAAGAGCCCAGGGCCCAATTCACGATGCACTTCGATCATCGCATCAACCGCTATGCGCGCGATCACATTCTCCCTGAGCTCCATGTCCTCTGGTCCTGGCCTCTTTTCGGTCATTTGCGTGTTGACCAATTCACGCTTTCTATCCCTTGCGCTCTTCGCGTCTTGGCGGTGAACTCTTCCCATTCACGCTTGCGATCCTTTGCGCTGCTCGCGTCTTCGCGGTGAACTCATCCCATTCCCTTACGCTTGCCATCTTTTGCGCTCTTCGCGTCTTGGCGGTGAACTCATAGACCATGTCTGAATGCATGCTCCTGCACCTTCACCACGTGCAGCGCGAAGGGGAATAGGGCATCCATCGTCTCCTGCGCACCGCGGGTTGATCCGGGCAGGGTGATCACCAAGCTTCGTCCGATCATGCCGGCCACGCCGCGGCTCATCATGGCCCAGGGCATGCGCTCCTGGCCGTAGCTGCGGGCCGCCTCCATGATGCCCGGCACTTCGCGGTCCAGCAGGGGTGCGATGGCTTCGGGCGTGCGGTCGCGGGGCGAGAGGCCAGTACCACCGGTGGTGAGGATGAGGTCCAGGCCCTCGGTTGACCATGCTTTCACCATGTTGGCGATCTCCTCGGGTTCATCGGCGCAAACGGCCTGCACGGGTACCTCAACACCCAATTTCTTCAACCGCTCCACGATCGCCGCGCCCGCCTTGTCCTCCTTCTTCCCGCTGGCCACGCCATCGCTGATCACCAGCACGGCCGCCTTCACGGGCACATCGAAACGGTCCTTCCAATCGCTCTTGCCGCCCTTCTTCTCTTGCAACCGGATGCCCGCGATCACCACGCCCTTGTCGATGGGCTTGAGCATGTCGTAGATGGTGAGCGCTGCGACACTGGCACCGTGCATGGCCTCCACCTCCACGCCGGTGCGGTAGATGGTGCGCACCCGCATGGTGACGATCACCTCCATCTCCCCCACCGCGAACGTGCACTCCGCATGCTCGATCGGCAGCGGATGGCAATCGGGGATCAGCTCATGGGTCTTCTTCACCCCGAACAAGGCCGCCACACGGGCGCTCTCCAGCACATCGCCCTTGGGTACGCGCTTCTCCTTCAAGGCCGTGATGGTGGCCGCGTCGCTCACGGTGACCAGCGCCGTGGCCGTGGCCTCGCGCAGGGTGGTGGGCTTGTGGGTGATGTCGATCATGAATGCAGGCGAATTGTGAATGGTCATTGGTGAATGGAACCAGGATCGGCACCATTCGCTAATCGCCAATGACCATTCACCCTATCCATTGGATTTCCAAATATGCCCACCACCCTCCACGATCTCCTTCCCGAAGATGGGCAGCTCGGCCTTGATGCGGTCCACCACCCAGGCGACGGACTCACGTACCGCAGCACGGTGCGGGGCACTGGCAAAGACCATGAAGCACAGCTCGCCGGCTTTGATCGTGCCCAGGCTGTGGTGCACGTGCAGGCAGGTCATGCTGGGCCACTTCGTGAAGGCCTCCTCGCGGATGGCGGTCATGCGCTCCAGAGCCATGTCGCGGTAGGCGGTGTATTCGATGGCGATGACACGGGCGACGTTCACGTCGCCGTGTCCATCACGTTGGTCTGCCCGCACCTGGCCCAGGAAGATCTCGTGCGCACCGATGTCCGTGCGGGTGGCGTGCTTGGCGATGCTCGTGGCGATGAAGGCCGGATCGATCGGCCCTTCCACGAAGATGTCCTTCGCCTTGTGCTTCTTCTCGGGACTCATCCTCCTGCGAATGGTGGCAGCACGGCGATCTCCTCATCTCCCGACAAGGACACCTCCCCGCTCACGATCACGCGGTTCACGGCCAAAGCATAGCTCAGCTCATTCAACCCTTCGACGCGTGCAGCGAGCAAGGCCTTCAGCTCGGCCGTGTCCGCGGCTACCAGCTCCAAGCAATCGGTGCCGGCGCGCTCCGCAATCATGCCGAACAAGAGGACCCTCATGGATCAAAGATCGCCCGGCGCGTTGATGTTCCGGAACAGGTCGCCGGGCCAGCCATCGCGGCCGGGAATCACTTCCACGAAACTGGTGCGGACCTGCGAAAGGGCATCGCCCATCTTCAGCACCTCCAGCTCCACGCAACGGCGGAAGGCGGGCTGGGCGCTTCGGTGGTAGGCGGCGGCCAAAGGCTCAATCAAGCCTTCATGCCGCGGCACCACCGCATCGGTGGAGGTTCCGAGCTGCGCCTTCAGCATGTCGAATAGCCGGTCATTCAGGGCCGGCATGTCGCAGGCGATCACCAGCAGCCTATCGTTGCTGGCGTAGCGCATGGCGGTGGTGACCCCTCCGAGGGGCCCCTTGCCGGGCCATTCATCCGCGATCACGAACGGGCCCACATGGCCGTACTTCTCGGGCTCGCCGATCACGAGCAGCTCAGCGCAATGCGCATCCAATCTGTCAAGCGCGCAATCCAGCAGGCTCCGTCCCGCCCATTCGATCAAGGCCTTGTCGCGGCCCATGCGGGAGCTCCTGCCGCCTGCGAGCACCACGCCGGTCCAGCTCATGCGCGTGCGATCCATTGAACCTCAACCAATGCACCTTGTTCCAGATCACGAGCTCCGGCCGGCAAGATCGCGAGCGCATCGGCGCGAACCAGCGTGGCGAGCATGTGCGACCCCTCATCCGGCAGGAGCTCCACCTTGCCGCTGCGTATGAGCGCGGCACGGAACTCCGATCGCTCGCCCTTGAGCGTTACGGCATGGGCGAGCGGTAGCTGCTCCATCCTCTGCCATGGGTCCGTCTGCCCCTGCATCGCTCTCAGGTAGGGCAGCACATAGGCATACCAGCAGACCAGTACGGCCCGCGGATTACCCGGCAGAGCGAAAACCGGCCTCCCGCGCAGTGTAGCGAAGAGCATGGGCTTGCCCGGCTTCTGGCGGACACCGTGGAAATGGATCGCTGCACCGAGCTCCACCAGGACATCACGCACCAGATCGTGGTCCCCGACGGAGACACCGCCTGTACTGATGACCACATCGTTGACCGCTATCGCCTGCATCAGCGCGTCCCGGATCTCCCCGCGTTCGTCAGCGGCGGGATAGGCGGCTCCTTCCACATCGCAGCCGGCCTCGCGCACCGCTGCGATCAACATCCATTCGTTGCTCGAGTGGATTCGCCCCGCGATAGGCATGCCCTCCTCGATGAACTCTCCACCGGTGCGGACCACGCCAACCGAGGGTCCTCGGGAAACAGGCACTTCCGATAGCCCGCTGCTCAGCAGCAAACCCACGCTTGCTGGGTCTATCCGCGAGCCCTTCGTCAGCAGCAGCTCACCGCGCATGAAGGACTCACCCTTCCGCCGGATGTTGGCGCCTTGCCCGACCTGCGCTCCTTCGAGCCTGAATGTGCCGCCCTCAGCGCGACCGTGTTCCTGCATCACCACCGCCCAGGTGCCCGGGGGGACCTCCGCCCCGGTGAAGATGCGCACGCACTCACCTGTGGTGACGACGCTGCCAAGGGACTGGCCCGCTTGGAGTGCGCCACGGATGCGCCAAGGCCCAGGTCCATCACCTACGGCATAGCCATCCACCGCGCTCATGTCGAACCTCGGATGATCATCCTGCGCATAGGCATCTGATGCGAGAACCCGCCCCCACGCGTCACCCAAGGGCACGAACTCCATGGCCGTCTGCCGGATATGCGCCATCAGGATCCGCTTGGCCTCTTCAACCGTGATCATACCTGTCATGGCTCGTGCCAGCGAAGATGAGCATGGGCGCCCGGCATCCGGCGCCCGGGTGCCATCGGGCCCATCACCCAGATGAGCAGCCCGGGATGACGCCACATGCCCAAGCCACGGCGCGATGTCCGTGTGAGGTGCTTTACCCCGTGGCCCGCCCTGCCGTCGCGCCATCCCCGAGGTTGATTGGCGCACCTACCCCGCCGCACCCATAGCATCCGGCCGCAAACGCGGCCGGAGAAGCGCCCAAGGATGTACCTGGCTCCAAGGCACACCCCGTGAACCCGCGCAAAGCGTCTGAGCCAGACTGGACCGCAGCGAACCGGCCATGGCGAAATGCCAGGCGATGACCGCCGGCAAGGCGCCATGGGGATCAGGCGGGCATAGCGATGCAGAAGGTGCTCCAGTGCCCCGTGCGCTGGTCGAAAACGGCGAGCTCCGCATTGCGGGGGTCAATACCCCGCAGGAAGGCCTCTGCCATCCCGCTCATCCGCACTGCAACCGCACTGATCACCTCGGCCGGCACCCCCCTCATGTCACAGCCATCCTGCTCCTCGGTGATACGGCCCGCGAACAGGTCGCTGCGCATCAAACCCTCCCCCGGTCCAGGGCCGTGCAGCCAGACCACTTGTCCTTGAGCGGCATGGACTCCACCGGAGATCAAGGGCACGCGCAAGTCCCGGCAAGCCTCATCGATGACGCGCTTCGCATGGAGGTCATCCGTGCAATCCAGCACAAATCGATGTCCCCTGAGGAGCTGTCGCGCATTGCCGTCATGAAGGAACGCATCCACGGGCCGAAGGCCACTGGCCCCTTTGGCCATCAAGCGGGAAATGGCCGCCTCCACCTTGGGCCTCCCGATGTCCGCAACGTCGTAGAGCGGCTGCCGCCCGGGATTCCCGGCCTCAACCCGGTCTCCGTCGATGATGGTGAGCGCGATGCCGGGCAGGGATGTCAGCTCCTGCAGGACAGCGCAGCCCAGTGCCCCTGCACCGACCACTGCTAGGCCCGCACTTGCCGCAGCGTTCTCCATGCGGGCGAAGGTAGACGAGCGCTATTCCGT
Protein-coding regions in this window:
- a CDS encoding two-component regulator propeller domain-containing protein yields the protein MHLLALLGAAFALEASAQLVAPSLRTITMRDGLSSDHVQSLAVDGRGYLWVGTSDGLNRFDGRRVKVYRYEGRPDALPGDKITALVWDGSRYLLVGTNAPYLTLLDPLADTLQRVPLPIPAYSEHGEQRVTDLLVGSTGRIWVAHGARCLSLFDPVHRRFTTTEIAPPAPTARSREVISGMLEDAQGILWLSTFSGVVRFDPATRTATPFPLKAVNGHPGHGYAFQVRGMVDEDSTLLMGTWSEGIFRVRKSDGSATLLWPDVRHAPTFVDHMVQDMVRVGEQVLVATIDQGLLRLDPRTGRVEHYDRSLDEADCRKREDLFAGASRLLVMDEVVCIGSYTQGVALLSDRNNIAQGFHLPDEPAADLIDEVLAVHRDEGSGKMLALSHRRGLFVHDAQGRQTDLIALPHASGRRYLDLLELDAGRYLLSSMDGALLADIRTGALGRPSFVPPRSVCAGPVWWSRGDGAQGIWCMTGSKGLYHLDTLAGECRALAEVFPEVAALLGNWPLDVFTDRAGRTWFLSATQAPVVLFPDGRVERLRSPVGLEPFEVSDMAQTPDGRLWLVVKHTGLVRIDPDAPVNGPLQLHDASAGLPTRNLLEVVAMADGTLWFTRPSGLMHWDPSTGRSRLVSRADGLPVSPLNLDDGHAPLQGPLLAGAWEGFVVLRNDAVLPTLPPSIQVPGVWAMDSLLSAHADLAADRTYEVPHDHARITLQLRSTNLVDPQRDEFAYRLVGADTAWVAMRPEDRLTFNSLAPGTYRLELKARTNRGPWGGITTVRLRVLPPFWATWWFRALMVLLVGALVWIAFRIVLRIRLARQRAVLERERAVLEERIRIAQDLHDDLGSGLASIGMESDLAQLELEDARARALLEKVGDGARQVSDNMRRIVWALGSGQETLGDLVAYVRGFAAELLDQRGIVLHMTAELEEPLLKLSVDQRRHLLLLTKEALNNVVRHAGAENVTIRIVQCDGQLEWLIADDGRGFDPARSRTMGTGSTSMQARAHALGGALSVDTAPGEGCRLTLRVALSGTGVLEHSHATVRPT
- a CDS encoding NAD-dependent epimerase/dehydratase family protein; this translates as MQTILGANGVIGNELSKLLPKYTDKVRQVSRHPKQVSAADELFSADLLDANAVSEAVKGSDVAYLVAGLKYDANVWADQWPRVMRNAIDACKRHGTKLVFFDNVYAYGRVDGVMTEDTPYNPCSRKGEVRARIATTLMDEVKRGELQAIIIRAADFYGPHAALSLTHATVFERLRAGKTPQWVGNARTVHTFTYTPDAGRSVALLGNTPSAYGQVWHALTSKEGMTGEQFVRMACELAGKPYAIQVAPGWMLALMGLFVPVLRENKEMMYQFEHDYRFDSSKLERALNLQPTDYRTGIKATL
- a CDS encoding molybdopterin molybdotransferase MoeA produces the protein MTGMITVEEAKRILMAHIRQTAMEFVPLGDAWGRVLASDAYAQDDHPRFDMSAVDGYAVGDGPGPWRIRGALQAGQSLGSVVTTGECVRIFTGAEVPPGTWAVVMQEHGRAEGGTFRLEGAQVGQGANIRRKGESFMRGELLLTKGSRIDPASVGLLLSSGLSEVPVSRGPSVGVVRTGGEFIEEGMPIAGRIHSSNEWMLIAAVREAGCDVEGAAYPAADERGEIRDALMQAIAVNDVVISTGGVSVGDHDLVRDVLVELGAAIHFHGVRQKPGKPMLFATLRGRPVFALPGNPRAVLVCWYAYVLPYLRAMQGQTDPWQRMEQLPLAHAVTLKGERSEFRAALIRSGKVELLPDEGSHMLATLVRADALAILPAGARDLEQGALVEVQWIARA
- a CDS encoding molybdenum cofactor biosynthesis protein MoaE, with translation MSPEKKHKAKDIFVEGPIDPAFIATSIAKHATRTDIGAHEIFLGQVRADQRDGHGDVNVARVIAIEYTAYRDMALERMTAIREEAFTKWPSMTCLHVHHSLGTIKAGELCFMVFASAPHRAAVRESVAWVVDRIKAELPIFGKEIVEGGGHIWKSNG
- a CDS encoding molybdenum cofactor guanylyltransferase; the encoded protein is MSWTGVVLAGGRSSRMGRDKALIEWAGRSLLDCALDRLDAHCAELLVIGEPEKYGHVGPFVIADEWPGKGPLGGVTTAMRYASNDRLLVIACDMPALNDRLFDMLKAQLGTSTDAVVPRHEGLIEPLAAAYHRSAQPAFRRCVELEVLKMGDALSQVRTSFVEVIPGRDGWPGDLFRNINAPGDL
- the moaCB gene encoding bifunctional molybdenum cofactor biosynthesis protein MoaC/MoaB translates to MIDITHKPTTLREATATALVTVSDAATITALKEKRVPKGDVLESARVAALFGVKKTHELIPDCHPLPIEHAECTFAVGEMEVIVTMRVRTIYRTGVEVEAMHGASVAALTIYDMLKPIDKGVVIAGIRLQEKKGGKSDWKDRFDVPVKAAVLVISDGVASGKKEDKAGAAIVERLKKLGVEVPVQAVCADEPEEIANMVKAWSTEGLDLILTTGGTGLSPRDRTPEAIAPLLDREVPGIMEAARSYGQERMPWAMMSRGVAGMIGRSLVITLPGSTRGAQETMDALFPFALHVVKVQEHAFRHGL
- a CDS encoding GxxExxY protein, translated to MELRENVIARIAVDAMIEVHRELGPGLLESSYQHCLAYELHQRGLNVESEVALPLAFKGVKLDAGYRIDLWIERTVIVEVKSVDALHPIHTAQVLTYLKLSGNRLGLLVNFNEKLVRDGIRRLVNNLPE
- a CDS encoding MoaD/ThiS family protein is translated as MRVLLFGMIAERAGTDCLELVAADTAELKALLAARVEGLNELSYALAVNRVIVSGEVSLSGDEEIAVLPPFAGG
- a CDS encoding ThiF family adenylyltransferase gives rise to the protein MENAAASAGLAVVGAGALGCAVLQELTSLPGIALTIIDGDRVEAGNPGRQPLYDVADIGRPKVEAAISRLMAKGASGLRPVDAFLHDGNARQLLRGHRFVLDCTDDLHAKRVIDEACRDLRVPLISGGVHAAQGQVVWLHGPGPGEGLMRSDLFAGRITEEQDGCDMRGVPAEVISAVAVRMSGMAEAFLRGIDPRNAELAVFDQRTGHWSTFCIAMPA